A window of the Ignavibacteria bacterium genome harbors these coding sequences:
- a CDS encoding deoxynucleoside kinase gives MSEVLEKKEIRYIAIEGVIGAGKTTLAKLLTEKLKAELVLEQFEANPFLDKFYSDKKRYAFQTQIFFLLNRFQQQQSIVQSNLFSEYLVSDYIFEKDKIFAYLNLAGDELKLYETVASQLEKSVIKPDIVIYLQASVDKLMDNIHKRNRDMEKNMQRSYIEQLADAYNHFFFMYKSTPLLIVNATQMDFLKNQQDLEELINLIFRKDRALVEYYSPEPKGLL, from the coding sequence ATGTCCGAAGTATTAGAAAAAAAAGAAATACGATATATTGCCATTGAAGGGGTCATTGGTGCAGGTAAAACTACACTCGCAAAACTTTTAACAGAAAAACTTAAGGCTGAGCTAGTACTCGAACAATTTGAAGCTAATCCTTTCCTTGATAAATTTTATTCGGATAAAAAGAGATATGCTTTTCAAACTCAAATATTTTTCTTATTAAATCGTTTCCAGCAGCAGCAAAGTATTGTTCAATCAAATTTGTTCTCCGAATATTTGGTAAGTGATTACATTTTTGAGAAAGACAAAATATTCGCTTATCTGAATCTTGCTGGAGACGAGTTGAAACTTTATGAAACTGTTGCTTCCCAGCTCGAAAAAAGTGTAATTAAGCCCGACATTGTAATCTACTTGCAGGCGAGTGTTGATAAATTGATGGATAACATCCATAAACGAAATCGCGATATGGAAAAAAACATGCAGCGCAGTTATATCGAACAACTTGCCGATGCTTACAATCATTTTTTCTTCATGTACAAATCAACTCCGTTGCTTATTGTTAATGCAACTCAAATGGACTTTCTAAAAAATCAACAAGATCTTGAGGAATTAATTAATTTAATATTTAGAAAAGACAGGGCTTTAGTTGAATACTATTCTCCAGAGCCGAAAGGATTGCTCTAA
- the folK gene encoding 2-amino-4-hydroxy-6-hydroxymethyldihydropteridine diphosphokinase: MKSEAFLSIGSNAGNRFLNVLKSILQLGLSTQIQIVKTSSIYKTEPYGYKEQKEFLNLVVKVNTNLEPIVFIEELKKIESNIGRIQREQWHEREIDIDILFYNNSIINSGSLKIPHPDLQNRRFVLEPFCEIEDKYYHPVIGKSIQDLLYELKDNLKVERLT; encoded by the coding sequence ATGAAATCTGAAGCATTTTTGTCGATTGGCTCAAACGCCGGGAATAGATTTCTAAACGTTTTAAAATCTATTTTGCAACTCGGTTTATCGACTCAAATTCAAATTGTAAAGACTTCTTCAATTTATAAAACTGAACCATATGGTTACAAAGAACAAAAAGAATTCTTAAATTTAGTAGTGAAAGTAAATACAAATTTAGAACCTATTGTATTTATAGAAGAGTTGAAGAAGATAGAGTCTAATATCGGCAGAATTCAAAGAGAACAGTGGCATGAACGCGAGATAGACATTGATATCTTGTTCTATAATAATTCAATAATTAATAGTGGGAGCTTGAAAATTCCTCATCCTGATCTTCAAAATAGAAGATTTGTACTTGAACCATTTTGTGAAATTGAAGATAAATATTATCATCCAGTTATAGGAAAATCTATTCAAGATTTGCTGTACGAATTGAAAGACAATTTAAAAGTTGAAAGATTGACTTAA
- the folB gene encoding dihydroneopterin aldolase, whose protein sequence is MQSSLKLTNAVFYAYHGVFTEEHNLGRKFEVDAELFYDFNEASNSDKLEDAIDYVSVYKYIHDILTANKFYLVEKISFLIAEKILKKFQIVSRVIINVRKCNPPVGGLIDNVEAQIDLHRNEI, encoded by the coding sequence ATGCAGAGCAGTTTAAAATTAACAAATGCAGTCTTTTATGCTTATCATGGTGTATTCACTGAGGAGCATAATTTGGGAAGAAAATTTGAAGTTGATGCCGAATTATTTTATGATTTTAATGAAGCTTCAAATTCCGATAAACTTGAAGATGCGATTGATTATGTCTCGGTTTATAAATACATACATGATATCCTTACTGCAAATAAATTTTATCTTGTTGAAAAAATTTCATTTTTAATTGCAGAAAAAATTCTTAAAAAATTTCAGATTGTAAGCAGAGTGATCATTAACGTTAGAAAGTGTAATCCACCTGTTGGAGGTTTGATTGATAATGTTGAAGCGCAAATAGATTTACATCGAAATGAAATCTGA
- a CDS encoding DMT family transporter has product MNSKILIPFAYIAICLFWGSSWLIIQLSLPYFPPMLNIGMRFFIAAVVIYMIMKLSGIKLQLDAKSNKIYLILAMFSYSIPFWMVYWAESHIPSSLASILFGVYPFAVAILSSIFISDEKLTAYRFIGITMAFVGLIIIFSDSLKIDIENYITGMILVVTSAVMQAGISIMIKKHGSYLNPLSMNFIPFLLAGIGLILFSFLAEDLTNASFTTISVGYVLYLALIVTVFNFTTYYWLMQRISVVILALTSFITPIVAVIIGWLFHDERLTANVFLGSFFVLFGIIIVNWRGIKKLYHQRIFKSM; this is encoded by the coding sequence TTGAATTCTAAAATTTTAATACCTTTTGCCTACATAGCAATCTGCCTTTTTTGGGGTTCAAGCTGGCTGATAATCCAGTTAAGTCTTCCATATTTTCCTCCAATGCTCAACATCGGGATGCGATTCTTCATTGCAGCTGTTGTAATTTACATGATCATGAAATTAAGTGGAATTAAACTTCAACTTGACGCAAAGTCGAACAAAATATATCTTATTCTCGCAATGTTCTCGTACTCAATTCCATTTTGGATGGTATATTGGGCTGAGAGTCATATTCCTTCTTCGCTTGCATCAATTTTATTTGGCGTCTATCCATTTGCAGTTGCAATTCTTTCAAGTATTTTTATTTCTGACGAAAAGTTGACAGCTTATCGTTTCATTGGAATTACAATGGCATTTGTAGGATTAATAATAATTTTTTCTGATAGCTTGAAAATTGACATCGAAAACTATATTACCGGAATGATCTTAGTTGTAACTAGCGCTGTTATGCAAGCGGGAATATCAATCATGATCAAAAAACATGGTAGTTATCTAAATCCATTAAGCATGAATTTTATCCCGTTTCTGTTAGCAGGGATTGGTCTGATACTGTTCAGTTTTCTAGCAGAAGATTTAACCAATGCATCTTTTACAACAATTTCAGTTGGATATGTGCTATACCTTGCATTAATTGTCACGGTTTTTAATTTCACAACTTATTATTGGTTGATGCAAAGAATCTCAGTTGTTATTCTCGCTCTTACTTCTTTTATTACACCAATAGTTGCGGTAATTATCGGTTGGTTATTTCATGATGAACGACTCACTGCAAATGTATTTCTTGGTTCGTTCTTTGTTTTATTCGGAATAATTATTGTAAATTGGCGAGGAATAAAAAAGTTATATCATCAAAGAATTTTCAAGAGCATGTAG
- the pgeF gene encoding peptidoglycan editing factor PgeF, with protein sequence MQPVIIRSTLLSQFENLVHGVSTVLGGEDNSPFKFNLSQNVGDEVKNVKFNREAFFSWLKVNEKSIVSQNQVHGCKISYINKSAFLQENDALITDNENVFLTVNIADCIPILIFDPKKKIVAAVHSGWRGTELKILHHTLVKLKTDLMVNPEDLYVYFGHSICKNCFVVDCDVAVKFPKENVKIFKEKYLIDLPGINFTLLKNEGVRQERIQISSLCTYEMKNLLHSYRRDGIRSGRMLAIIGMRSTN encoded by the coding sequence ATGCAGCCAGTAATTATTAGAAGCACTTTACTTAGTCAATTCGAGAATTTAGTGCATGGTGTTTCTACAGTTTTAGGTGGGGAGGATAATTCCCCATTTAAATTTAATCTCAGTCAAAATGTGGGTGATGAAGTTAAGAATGTTAAATTCAATCGTGAAGCTTTCTTCAGTTGGTTGAAAGTAAATGAGAAAAGTATTGTGTCCCAAAATCAGGTCCATGGCTGTAAAATTTCATACATTAATAAGTCTGCCTTTCTCCAAGAAAACGATGCGTTAATTACTGATAATGAAAATGTTTTCTTAACAGTAAATATTGCAGATTGCATTCCAATTTTGATTTTTGATCCTAAAAAAAAAATAGTCGCAGCAGTTCATTCTGGTTGGCGGGGTACAGAACTAAAAATTCTTCACCATACCCTTGTCAAACTGAAAACTGATCTCATGGTAAATCCGGAAGATTTGTACGTTTATTTTGGTCATTCGATTTGTAAGAATTGTTTTGTAGTGGATTGTGATGTTGCGGTAAAATTTCCAAAGGAAAATGTAAAAATTTTCAAGGAAAAATATTTGATAGATTTACCAGGAATTAATTTCACTTTGCTAAAAAATGAAGGAGTGCGTCAAGAACGGATCCAGATTTCATCTCTCTGCACTTATGAGATGAAAAATTTATTGCATTCTTATCGCCGCGATGGAATAAGATCAGGAAGAATGCTTGCAATTATAGGAATGAGAAGTACAAATTGA
- a CDS encoding aminotransferase class I/II-fold pyridoxal phosphate-dependent enzyme — protein sequence MSKKDEKKYTMETHLIYGRAFTEKWDYNHHVVPPISSSTTFRLDSAERGAKGFSEFGNTCFLPDGESPIYIYDRMGEPNKEILEENLALAEMGETAVTFATGMGAISAIFGVLAQSGDEIICHKTLYGCTFSLLNNWYPRYNIGVKKIDMTNLENLKNATSEKTRVVYFESPSNPNLEIIDISAVTKLVKDVNSKRDEKTQIKVAVDNTFATPYCQRPITLGVDFVVHSLTKNIGGFGTDMGGVVICPKKYRDVIMLYRKDFGAVLGAKSAWPIVVYGLTSLPIRLQKEIKSATKIAEFLSNHPAISYVNYPGLTSFKYHEIAKKQMKDYEGNFSPGNMLYFGIKGRNAEEGKANGKKIMDFIAENSYTITLAVSLGHIRTLVEHPGSMTHSMIPADEQIREGIDPTGIRMSVGLENPDDIIKDLSEALSIL from the coding sequence ATGAGTAAAAAAGACGAAAAAAAATATACAATGGAAACCCACCTTATTTACGGTCGGGCATTCACCGAAAAATGGGATTACAATCATCATGTAGTTCCTCCTATTTCATCATCTACTACTTTTAGATTAGATTCTGCCGAACGGGGTGCGAAAGGATTTTCTGAATTTGGCAACACTTGTTTTCTGCCCGATGGCGAATCACCAATCTATATTTATGACAGAATGGGAGAGCCGAACAAGGAAATCCTAGAAGAAAATCTTGCTCTGGCAGAAATGGGAGAAACTGCCGTTACTTTTGCAACTGGGATGGGTGCAATCTCAGCAATTTTCGGAGTGTTGGCTCAATCCGGAGATGAAATCATTTGTCATAAAACATTATATGGCTGCACATTTTCCTTGCTCAATAATTGGTATCCGCGGTATAACATCGGTGTAAAAAAAATTGATATGACAAATCTTGAGAATTTGAAAAATGCAACATCTGAAAAAACCAGAGTTGTATACTTTGAATCTCCTTCGAATCCGAATTTAGAGATTATAGACATTTCAGCAGTAACAAAATTAGTCAAAGATGTTAACTCGAAACGAGATGAAAAAACTCAGATTAAAGTTGCTGTTGATAATACTTTTGCTACGCCATATTGTCAGAGGCCAATTACATTAGGAGTTGATTTCGTTGTGCACTCTCTTACAAAAAATATTGGAGGATTTGGGACTGATATGGGTGGTGTTGTTATTTGTCCCAAAAAATACCGAGATGTTATAATGCTTTATAGAAAAGATTTTGGTGCAGTCCTTGGTGCAAAAAGTGCATGGCCAATAGTCGTTTATGGACTAACATCGCTTCCAATAAGATTGCAGAAAGAAATTAAGTCCGCTACAAAGATTGCAGAGTTTCTATCAAATCATCCGGCAATATCATATGTAAATTATCCGGGACTTACTTCATTTAAGTATCATGAAATTGCAAAGAAACAGATGAAGGATTATGAAGGAAATTTTTCCCCTGGAAATATGCTTTACTTTGGTATTAAAGGTAGAAATGCTGAAGAGGGAAAAGCGAACGGGAAGAAAATAATGGACTTCATTGCAGAAAATTCTTATACGATTACACTGGCGGTCAGTCTTGGTCATATTAGAACATTGGTCGAACATCCAGGCTCAATGACACATTCAATGATTCCAGCCGATGAGCAAATTAGAGAAGGAATTGATCCAACTGGCATTCGTATGTCTGTTGGATTAGAAAATCCTGATGATATTATAAAAGATCTATCAGAGGCACTTTCGATTCTTTAA
- a CDS encoding methionyl-tRNA formyltransferase, with translation MRIVFFGTPEFASICLQKIIETNHTICAVVTVPDKEKGRGKKKSFSPVKGSALYHKLRVLQPENLRVESFINQIKNIEFDVGVVVAFRILPREVYNLAPRGMFNLHGSLLPKYRGAAPIQWSLINGDKETGLTTFFLQDKVDTGNIILQEKVKIEEEDDFGTLHDRMAQFGSDLIIKTLEKISSGEVKTEAQNNSLASNAPKITKEMCLINWSKASTDIHNLVRGLSPIPAAYTIFNNKIVKIFKTKISDINSTLTPGCFEIADDKLFVHTGYKKILIEILQIEGRKKMTISDFLRGYRFADSNVKKFES, from the coding sequence ATGAGAATAGTTTTTTTTGGAACTCCTGAATTCGCATCAATATGCCTCCAGAAAATAATTGAAACCAATCATACCATCTGTGCTGTAGTCACGGTTCCCGACAAAGAAAAAGGGCGTGGTAAGAAAAAATCGTTTTCACCTGTCAAAGGATCAGCCCTATATCACAAATTGCGTGTTCTGCAGCCTGAGAACCTCCGCGTTGAATCTTTTATTAATCAAATAAAAAATATTGAATTCGATGTTGGCGTAGTCGTTGCCTTTAGAATTTTACCGCGAGAAGTTTACAATCTTGCACCGCGAGGGATGTTCAATCTTCATGGTTCACTTCTTCCTAAATACAGGGGTGCCGCTCCGATTCAATGGTCATTGATCAATGGAGATAAAGAAACTGGCTTGACAACTTTTTTCCTTCAAGACAAAGTTGATACTGGAAATATTATCTTACAAGAAAAAGTGAAAATTGAAGAAGAGGATGACTTTGGTACTCTGCATGATAGAATGGCTCAATTTGGATCTGATTTAATTATTAAAACACTTGAAAAAATATCTTCTGGTGAAGTTAAAACAGAAGCTCAAAATAATTCGCTTGCATCGAACGCACCGAAAATTACAAAAGAGATGTGTTTAATAAATTGGAGTAAAGCGTCCACAGACATCCATAATTTAGTTCGCGGATTGTCTCCAATTCCGGCAGCTTACACGATTTTTAATAATAAAATTGTTAAAATATTTAAAACGAAAATTTCTGACATCAATTCCACATTAACGCCAGGTTGTTTTGAAATAGCCGATGACAAATTATTTGTTCATACAGGATATAAAAAAATATTGATTGAAATCCTTCAAATTGAGGGACGAAAAAAAATGACTATATCCGATTTCCTCCGTGGTTATCGTTTCGCTGATTCGAATGTAAAAAAATTTGAATCGTAA
- a CDS encoding T9SS type A sorting domain-containing protein, giving the protein MKNPIFALVVFFVLIQLGSAQYPNIRVSNPSSTDPNETSIAINPIDPSNLVAGANIRYFYYSTNSGSTWTQGNMSSPLGVWGDPCVVFDLFGNVYFGHLSNPSSPGYWIDRIVVQKSTNKGVSWSSGVGIGFNPPVRAQDKEWIAVDWTNSTYRNNLYMAWTEFDNYGSSNSNDSSRILFSRSTDGGEIWSAPYRISEKGGDCIDEDNTVEGAVPAVGPNGEVYLSWTGPLGLVFDKSIDGGVTWGLDKVITSIPGGWDFAVPGIYRCNGLPVTACDISNSPYRGNIYINWSDQRNGTNNTDIFIVKSTNGGNTWTAPKRVNSDIGNKHQFFTWMTVDPGTGSIYIVYYDRRNYSDNQTDVYVARSTDGGDTFSEFKVSQSPFTPTSSVFFGDYTNIAALNGKVYPIWTRLESGQRSAWMAVIQDSLPNQATSTFSSKAGWNLLSSPLTVGNMTPLTVFPGAVSYAYTYEGNYAIKDTLKVGLGYWLKFDTPQNHTLIGTQSQNIEVPVRSGWNIIGSLNGNIPVSNISTNPPGIISSSFFEYDGGYQIASELKKGNGYWIKSSSAGTINLAILTFKPNLQSLESDFSGLSSLIFSDGNNSSSLHIAHSVVDQSKFELPPKPPAGIFDIRFSDNSKIILTNEKKLVQTAGTDFPIRIKLKNAHSGLTVLLRFLDGTSILLNEEAETSLNKEHTTFEIEVIGRISEKMLSQNYPNPFNSKTKINFAVSGENQGHKQKVTLKVYDILGRLIAVPLVDEDNVGFRTFEFDADKYNLVSGVYFYELIAIDQSSGGILREVKKMNFLK; this is encoded by the coding sequence ATGAAAAATCCAATTTTTGCTTTAGTTGTTTTCTTCGTTTTGATTCAATTGGGAAGTGCACAGTATCCAAATATACGAGTCAGCAATCCATCTAGCACCGATCCCAATGAAACGAGCATAGCAATTAATCCAATAGATCCTTCAAATTTAGTTGCTGGGGCTAATATTAGATATTTTTATTACTCAACCAATAGCGGATCGACTTGGACTCAAGGAAATATGTCATCACCACTTGGTGTCTGGGGAGATCCTTGTGTTGTATTTGATCTATTTGGTAATGTCTATTTCGGTCATTTATCAAATCCAAGTTCTCCAGGTTATTGGATTGATAGAATTGTTGTTCAGAAATCCACGAACAAAGGAGTTTCATGGAGTAGCGGAGTCGGTATTGGATTTAATCCTCCGGTTCGTGCTCAAGATAAAGAATGGATAGCCGTTGATTGGACTAATAGCACTTATCGCAATAATCTCTATATGGCTTGGACAGAATTTGATAATTATGGCAGCTCAAACTCTAATGATAGCTCTCGAATATTATTCTCAAGATCAACCGATGGAGGAGAAATTTGGTCTGCTCCCTATCGAATTAGTGAAAAGGGGGGCGACTGTATAGATGAAGATAACACAGTCGAGGGAGCAGTTCCGGCGGTTGGGCCAAATGGTGAGGTCTATCTTTCGTGGACCGGCCCGCTTGGATTAGTCTTTGATAAATCGATAGATGGTGGTGTGACTTGGGGACTGGATAAAGTCATCACTTCTATTCCAGGAGGGTGGGATTTTGCAGTGCCAGGTATTTATAGGTGTAATGGGCTGCCCGTAACTGCTTGTGATATAAGCAATTCACCATATAGAGGTAATATTTATATTAATTGGTCAGACCAGAGAAATGGAACGAATAACACAGATATTTTTATTGTAAAATCTACTAATGGCGGAAATACTTGGACTGCTCCAAAACGTGTGAATTCTGACATTGGAAATAAACACCAATTTTTTACATGGATGACCGTTGATCCAGGAACCGGGAGCATTTATATCGTTTATTATGATAGACGTAATTATAGCGATAACCAAACAGATGTGTATGTAGCACGCTCGACTGATGGCGGCGATACATTTAGCGAATTTAAAGTCTCTCAATCTCCATTCACTCCAACTTCTTCAGTCTTTTTTGGTGATTATACTAATATAGCAGCCCTAAATGGAAAAGTGTATCCTATTTGGACCAGGCTGGAAAGTGGTCAAAGAAGTGCTTGGATGGCAGTAATTCAAGATTCACTGCCAAATCAGGCGACTTCTACATTCTCATCAAAAGCTGGTTGGAATCTTCTATCTTCTCCTCTTACAGTCGGAAATATGACTCCTCTTACAGTTTTTCCAGGCGCTGTTTCATATGCTTACACGTATGAAGGCAATTATGCAATAAAGGATACGCTAAAAGTCGGATTAGGTTATTGGCTGAAATTTGACACTCCGCAAAATCACACTCTTATTGGCACACAATCACAAAACATCGAAGTACCGGTTCGTTCTGGATGGAATATTATCGGCTCACTAAATGGAAATATCCCAGTAAGCAATATTTCCACAAATCCTCCAGGGATTATTTCGTCGTCATTTTTCGAATACGATGGTGGATATCAAATTGCATCTGAGCTAAAGAAGGGAAATGGATATTGGATTAAGTCAAGTTCAGCGGGAACTATTAACTTAGCTATTTTAACATTTAAACCTAATCTTCAGAGCTTGGAATCTGATTTCTCCGGTTTGTCATCATTAATTTTTAGCGATGGAAATAATTCAAGTAGCTTGCATATCGCTCATAGTGTTGTAGATCAATCTAAATTTGAATTGCCTCCCAAACCACCTGCAGGAATTTTTGATATAAGATTTTCTGACAACTCTAAAATTATTTTAACAAATGAAAAAAAACTTGTACAAACTGCAGGGACTGATTTTCCAATTCGAATTAAATTAAAGAATGCTCACTCAGGATTAACAGTTCTATTAAGATTTTTGGATGGGACGAGTATTCTATTAAATGAAGAAGCCGAAACAAGTTTAAATAAAGAACATACTACTTTCGAGATTGAAGTGATTGGAAGAATATCCGAAAAAATGCTTTCACAAAATTATCCGAATCCATTTAACTCGAAAACAAAAATTAATTTCGCTGTCAGTGGCGAGAATCAAGGTCACAAACAAAAAGTTACATTGAAAGTTTATGATATTCTTGGCCGATTAATTGCAGTTCCTTTAGTTGATGAGGACAATGTTGGATTCAGAACTTTTGAATTTGATGCTGATAAATATAATTTGGTGAGTGGAGTTTACTTCTATGAATTAATTGCAATTGATCAAAGCTCAGGAGGTATATTGCGAGAAGTTAAAAAAATGAATTTTCTTAAATGA
- a CDS encoding glycoside hydrolase family 5 protein, which produces MRRFTCCIFIAIMFSNSLFAQSSNSKFIKWQTPSFFRGYNVLNEFPKTLEDIADLKASGANYAMLGCFGFQDVDSPYTVKQNYIDEIDSLVKYCRTVGIYYAIAVRQGPGRRDVYLESTGLANKSTIWKRPDEQNLYASMLKDITSRYLPDSLFAAIIPIVEPNPLFDDTAYPPELFKNKLDAEGIIMKDIYSLFIDSIRTVSTDIPIVVQNVSYSSAEYFSILEKQSDHFTVYEFHSYRPQAYTKQEAPNTKTYPGMYFSIEWFSNMLHDKNFFKTTIYEFVIAFQDSHHVPIVMGEFGVMKQQNGGIQFLTDLSDIALERGWHFAYWDWRRGDGMWNYELMGADYWNAVKASFIKPTTSVSLDNDIIPNEFRISSYPNPFNPKTKIKIFSPVNDFLTLKLVNILGQEITTLFKGEIFSGQFEFELDSEKLNLSSSPYLVKAAFSNSKFQPLVHKIILLK; this is translated from the coding sequence ATGCGCAGGTTCACGTGTTGCATTTTCATTGCAATCATGTTTTCCAATTCTTTATTTGCACAGTCTTCCAATTCTAAATTTATAAAGTGGCAGACTCCAAGTTTTTTTCGCGGCTATAACGTCTTAAACGAGTTCCCCAAAACACTGGAAGATATTGCAGATCTGAAGGCATCTGGAGCAAATTATGCAATGCTTGGCTGTTTTGGATTCCAAGACGTTGATTCACCTTACACTGTTAAGCAAAATTATATAGACGAAATCGATTCACTTGTAAAGTACTGCCGTACTGTCGGGATTTATTATGCCATCGCAGTCAGACAAGGACCTGGAAGAAGAGATGTCTATTTAGAATCTACCGGATTAGCGAACAAATCCACGATTTGGAAAAGACCTGATGAACAAAATTTGTACGCATCAATGTTGAAAGATATTACTTCGAGATATCTTCCCGATTCACTTTTTGCAGCAATTATACCAATTGTAGAACCCAATCCGCTTTTTGATGACACTGCATATCCGCCGGAACTATTTAAGAATAAATTAGACGCTGAAGGAATAATTATGAAAGATATTTATTCGCTTTTTATTGACTCGATCCGTACTGTGTCAACCGATATTCCTATTGTTGTACAAAATGTGTCCTATTCAAGCGCAGAATATTTTTCTATCTTAGAAAAACAATCTGATCACTTCACAGTTTATGAATTTCATAGTTATAGACCGCAAGCATATACTAAACAGGAAGCTCCAAACACAAAAACTTATCCAGGGATGTATTTTAGTATTGAGTGGTTTTCGAATATGCTCCATGATAAGAACTTTTTTAAAACAACAATTTACGAATTTGTAATAGCCTTTCAGGATAGTCACCATGTGCCGATTGTAATGGGAGAATTTGGAGTAATGAAACAGCAAAACGGAGGGATTCAATTTCTAACGGATCTTTCAGACATCGCTTTAGAAAGAGGGTGGCATTTTGCCTATTGGGATTGGCGAAGGGGAGATGGAATGTGGAATTACGAATTAATGGGCGCTGATTACTGGAATGCTGTAAAAGCGAGTTTCATAAAACCGACAACGAGTGTATCTTTGGATAATGACATCATTCCGAATGAGTTTAGAATCAGTTCGTATCCAAATCCATTTAACCCTAAAACTAAAATCAAAATATTTTCCCCTGTTAATGATTTTTTAACATTAAAATTAGTTAATATTCTGGGACAAGAAATTACTACGTTATTTAAAGGAGAGATTTTCTCCGGACAGTTTGAGTTCGAGTTAGATTCTGAAAAATTGAACTTAAGCAGTAGTCCTTATTTAGTCAAAGCAGCATTTAGCAATTCAAAATTTCAACCTTTAGTTCACAAAATTATTCTATTAAAATAA